In Monodelphis domestica isolate mMonDom1 chromosome 4, mMonDom1.pri, whole genome shotgun sequence, one DNA window encodes the following:
- the FAAP20 gene encoding Fanconi anemia core complex-associated protein 20 isoform X3 — protein sequence MALAGSSASVGARGLRLRLTRKKPLAPPSSSCSGPGGEGQEGRTLNHCSWLDQEGLNESEELWRMLVLRSVNSNLNAANQEMPALPAFFDKAVAAGYR from the exons ATGGCTCTAGCTGGAAGTTCGGCGTCGGTGGGGGCCCGCGGGCTTAGGCTGAGGCTGACGCGGAAAAAACCGCTggctcccccctcctcctcctgctccggACCTGGTGGAGAGGGGCAGGAGGGCAG AACGTTAAACCATTGCTCTTGGTTGGACCAAGAAGGGTTAAATGAATCTGAAGAATTGTGGCGAATGCTGGTGTTGAGAAGTGTGAACTCCAATCTGAATGCGGCCAACCAGGAAATGCCAGCTTTACCAGCATTCTTTGACAAG GCTGTCGCAGCTGGATATCGATAG
- the FAAP20 gene encoding Fanconi anemia core complex-associated protein 20 isoform X1, protein MALAGSSASVGARGLRLRLTRKKPLAPPSSSCSGPGGEGQEGRTLNHCSWLDQEGLNESEELWRMLVLRSVNSNLNAANQEMPALPAFFDKNTRNENSQEPAIFTVGTEEFQWIPFPSAFQFIGDQFKNPDSYFTKEKPHQIPCEHEQGEGQQSSGPSPQETSTMGPEKWEPKPSSGVGVKRPLELRDNGVKASKSRFTQLSQLRKKQRLRAEGGAFSPASPQNFVVGSSSPGPPPWKKPGNSLCLEGVGVEKEATATAATSQGMVELDCCPICQIPFTGKLSQLDIDSHLAKCLSESIEDVICVPSPNPKES, encoded by the exons ATGGCTCTAGCTGGAAGTTCGGCGTCGGTGGGGGCCCGCGGGCTTAGGCTGAGGCTGACGCGGAAAAAACCGCTggctcccccctcctcctcctgctccggACCTGGTGGAGAGGGGCAGGAGGGCAG AACGTTAAACCATTGCTCTTGGTTGGACCAAGAAGGGTTAAATGAATCTGAAGAATTGTGGCGAATGCTGGTGTTGAGAAGTGTGAACTCCAATCTGAATGCGGCCAACCAGGAAATGCCAGCTTTACCAGCATTCTTTGACAAG AATACCAGAAATGAGAACTCCCAGGAACCAGCCATCTTTACAGTTGGAACAGAAGAGTTTCAGTGGATACCTTTCCCCTCTGCTTTTCAGTTCATTGGGGATCAGTTTAAAAATCCAGATTCTTATTTCACAAAGGAGAAGCCTCATCAGATTCCCTGTGAACATGAGCAGGGAGAAGGCCAACAGAGCAGTGGGCCTTCCCCCCAGGAAACATCTACTATGGGTCCTGAGAAATGGGAACCAAAGCCCAGCAGTGGAGTTGGGGTGAAAAGGCCCTTGGAGCTGAGAGACAACGGCGTAAAGGCTTCGAAGAGCAGATTTACACAGCTTTCCCAGCTTAGGAAAAAACAGAGACTTCGGGCTGAGGGGGGTGCCTTCTCCCCAGCATCTCCCCAGAACTTTGTTGTGGGCTCAAGCTCTCCAGGACCTCCCCCTTGGAAAAAGCCTGGAAACAGCCTTTGCCTGGAAGGTGTGGGAGTGGAAAAAGAGGCCACCGCCACTGCTGCCACAAGCCAGGGGATGGTGGAACTTGATTGCTGTCCAATATGCCAGATCCCATTTACTGGAAA GCTGTCGCAGCTGGATATCGATAGTCATCTGGCTAAATGCTTGTCAGAGAGTATTGAAGATGTCATATG TGTGCCAAGTCCTAATCCCAAGGAAAGTTAG
- the FAAP20 gene encoding Fanconi anemia core complex-associated protein 20 isoform X2, with translation MEEIRIPDRKCVCVGNNSCRSGKITSPGERGEKKQISRTLNHCSWLDQEGLNESEELWRMLVLRSVNSNLNAANQEMPALPAFFDKNTRNENSQEPAIFTVGTEEFQWIPFPSAFQFIGDQFKNPDSYFTKEKPHQIPCEHEQGEGQQSSGPSPQETSTMGPEKWEPKPSSGVGVKRPLELRDNGVKASKSRFTQLSQLRKKQRLRAEGGAFSPASPQNFVVGSSSPGPPPWKKPGNSLCLEGVGVEKEATATAATSQGMVELDCCPICQIPFTGKLSQLDIDSHLAKCLSESIEDVICVPSPNPKES, from the exons ATGGAGGAGATAAGAATTCCAGACCggaagtgtgtatgtgtggggaATAACAGTTGTAGGAGTGGGAAGATAACATCTCCAggtgagagaggagaaaagaaacaaatctcCAG AACGTTAAACCATTGCTCTTGGTTGGACCAAGAAGGGTTAAATGAATCTGAAGAATTGTGGCGAATGCTGGTGTTGAGAAGTGTGAACTCCAATCTGAATGCGGCCAACCAGGAAATGCCAGCTTTACCAGCATTCTTTGACAAG AATACCAGAAATGAGAACTCCCAGGAACCAGCCATCTTTACAGTTGGAACAGAAGAGTTTCAGTGGATACCTTTCCCCTCTGCTTTTCAGTTCATTGGGGATCAGTTTAAAAATCCAGATTCTTATTTCACAAAGGAGAAGCCTCATCAGATTCCCTGTGAACATGAGCAGGGAGAAGGCCAACAGAGCAGTGGGCCTTCCCCCCAGGAAACATCTACTATGGGTCCTGAGAAATGGGAACCAAAGCCCAGCAGTGGAGTTGGGGTGAAAAGGCCCTTGGAGCTGAGAGACAACGGCGTAAAGGCTTCGAAGAGCAGATTTACACAGCTTTCCCAGCTTAGGAAAAAACAGAGACTTCGGGCTGAGGGGGGTGCCTTCTCCCCAGCATCTCCCCAGAACTTTGTTGTGGGCTCAAGCTCTCCAGGACCTCCCCCTTGGAAAAAGCCTGGAAACAGCCTTTGCCTGGAAGGTGTGGGAGTGGAAAAAGAGGCCACCGCCACTGCTGCCACAAGCCAGGGGATGGTGGAACTTGATTGCTGTCCAATATGCCAGATCCCATTTACTGGAAA GCTGTCGCAGCTGGATATCGATAGTCATCTGGCTAAATGCTTGTCAGAGAGTATTGAAGATGTCATATG TGTGCCAAGTCCTAATCCCAAGGAAAGTTAG